The following proteins come from a genomic window of Lachnoclostridium phytofermentans ISDg:
- a CDS encoding flagellar export chaperone FliS: MNKDRLREFAVRVTQANQSQLIVILYDILEADLECATDAINAKDYKIYEKELRHASRVINQLMGALDYRYPLSYDLLSLYSYLNKKLVCAQMSRSNQDFPEILDLINDLRVGFLEVSKQDNSGPMMQNTQQIYAGLTYGKGTLNESSLNPSDINRGFKA, translated from the coding sequence ATGAATAAGGATCGATTACGAGAGTTCGCTGTTAGAGTCACACAAGCAAACCAAAGCCAACTAATTGTTATTCTCTATGACATTTTAGAGGCAGACTTAGAATGTGCGACAGATGCAATTAACGCGAAGGATTATAAAATATACGAAAAAGAATTAAGACATGCAAGTCGTGTTATAAATCAACTCATGGGTGCCTTAGATTATCGCTATCCACTATCATACGATTTACTAAGTCTATATTCTTACTTAAATAAAAAGCTGGTTTGTGCCCAAATGTCACGAAGTAATCAAGACTTTCCAGAGATCCTTGATCTAATAAATGACTTAAGAGTTGGTTTTTTAGAAGTGAGTAAACAAGATAACTCAGGACCAATGATGCAAAACACACAGCAGATTTATGCAGGATTAACCTATGGCAAAGGTACTTTAAATGAATCAAGTTTAAATCCAAGTGATATTAATCGTGGGTTTAAGGCTTAA
- a CDS encoding flagellin N-terminal helical domain-containing protein yields the protein MRINHNISALHGNNQLKINNNALDKSLERLSSGYRINRAADDAAGLAISRKMKTQIEGLEQSSRNASDGVSVIQTAEGALNEVNAMLQRMRELSVQAANGTNTAEDRLAIQKEINALNNEITRISTDTEFNTKPLLNGNLDCQSYSNTSDVEMISLSDNVDAKDYNFIITGDARQAVMTGMQLGGLSDQIADDQAGVININGIEIKINAGDTMEQVFEKLRGACDTMNIKVFAQVGTSVNPDYDGFAGYESGPIDNGSLVFMTKEYGSNQTIEMHCDNDKLSGLLGISSGGAKAIGVDAKATLGNGFSSTATASCSGNIITVTDGDGFEIKFKATPGAAKTAFTDQTVNNDGASITDGAGSDNVSITVLQAGPMDLQIGANEGQTMEVRIPRVDTYTLGTNIVNVCTQEGASSAISILSKAITMVTDIRAKLGAYQNRLEHAIANLDVGAENITEALSRIEDTDMAKEMSLFTQKNVLVQAGTAMLAQANQRPQNILSLLQS from the coding sequence ATGAGAATAAATCATAATATTTCAGCACTTCACGGTAATAACCAATTAAAAATTAATAATAATGCATTAGATAAGAGTTTAGAAAGATTAAGCAGTGGTTACCGAATCAATCGTGCAGCTGATGATGCGGCAGGACTTGCTATCTCAAGAAAAATGAAAACACAGATTGAAGGTTTAGAGCAATCTTCAAGAAATGCTTCCGATGGTGTATCAGTTATACAGACAGCAGAGGGTGCATTAAATGAGGTTAATGCAATGTTACAGCGTATGAGAGAACTCTCAGTGCAAGCTGCAAACGGTACCAACACTGCAGAAGATCGCTTGGCAATTCAAAAAGAGATTAACGCGTTAAACAACGAAATCACCCGTATTTCAACAGACACTGAGTTCAATACAAAACCTTTATTAAATGGAAATTTAGATTGCCAGAGTTATTCCAATACCTCTGATGTGGAAATGATTTCTCTATCCGATAATGTAGATGCAAAAGATTATAACTTTATTATAACTGGGGATGCAAGACAGGCAGTTATGACTGGAATGCAATTAGGTGGACTTTCTGATCAAATTGCTGATGATCAGGCAGGCGTTATTAATATTAATGGTATAGAGATAAAAATTAACGCTGGTGATACCATGGAGCAGGTATTTGAAAAGCTTCGTGGAGCCTGTGACACAATGAATATTAAAGTGTTTGCTCAGGTTGGTACATCCGTAAATCCAGACTATGATGGATTTGCTGGCTATGAGAGTGGACCGATTGATAATGGTTCCCTTGTATTTATGACAAAGGAATATGGTTCCAATCAGACAATTGAGATGCATTGTGATAACGATAAACTAAGCGGCTTATTAGGTATTAGCAGTGGTGGTGCGAAAGCTATTGGTGTAGATGCAAAAGCGACGTTAGGAAATGGTTTTTCCTCTACTGCTACGGCTTCTTGCAGTGGCAACATTATCACAGTAACAGACGGTGACGGCTTTGAAATTAAATTTAAGGCTACTCCTGGAGCAGCTAAAACTGCATTTACTGATCAAACAGTAAATAATGATGGAGCAAGCATAACAGATGGTGCTGGTTCTGATAATGTTTCTATTACAGTTTTACAAGCTGGACCTATGGATCTTCAGATTGGTGCCAATGAAGGACAAACGATGGAAGTACGAATTCCTCGTGTAGATACTTATACTCTTGGAACAAATATTGTAAATGTTTGTACTCAGGAGGGAGCTTCTAGTGCAATTTCCATTCTAAGTAAAGCGATTACTATGGTAACTGATATTCGTGCAAAGCTTGGTGCATATCAAAATCGTTTGGAGCATGCGATTGCAAACTTGGATGTTGGAGCTGAAAATATTACGGAAGCTTTATCTCGTATCGAAGATACCGATATGGCAAAAGAAATGTCCTTATTTACTCAGAAAAACGTGTTAGTACAAGCAGGCACTGCTATGTTAGCGCAAGCGAATCAGAGACCACAGAATATTCTATCCTTATTACAAAGTTAA
- the trpE gene encoding anthranilate synthase component I yields MVLPRYEDLAELSFKFPYVPVYKEIYSDQTTPILVMQKLSLHAKNYYLFESAEGNERWGRYSFLGFTPVLKLFGKGGKVFLKKGLEEEAIEQTGDSMQAIRSLLKEYRAPKLEKLPSFSGGLVGYFGYEMIGRMEPKLHLRESDFEEFSLQLYLEVIAFDHVKQKMYLIDHYPTKEGRKGYDEAVLRIEALETLLVETIPPAFQFKEEAPVFKSNITKKEYLAIIEKTKHYIREGDIFQGVISRRLEATYKNSLMNAYRVLRTANPSPYMYFIHSGDIEIAGSSPETLVKVIDREVTIFPIAGTRPRGSTGEEDEKLEKELLEDEKELAEHNMLVDLARNDVGRVAAYQSVVVEEYLKVHRYSKVMHITSKVSGKLREDKDGCDALIASFPAGTLTGAPKIRACEIIEELEESPRGIYGGAIGYFDLSGNLDFCIAIRTAVKKKDSVYVQVGAGIVADSNSELEYEETNHKAAAVVDALLRAGEVDRV; encoded by the coding sequence ATGGTATTACCAAGGTATGAAGATTTGGCAGAGCTTTCATTTAAATTCCCTTATGTTCCGGTATATAAAGAAATTTATTCAGATCAGACCACACCAATCTTAGTGATGCAGAAACTATCGTTACACGCTAAAAACTATTATCTATTTGAAAGTGCAGAGGGAAATGAGCGATGGGGTCGCTATTCCTTTCTCGGATTTACCCCAGTACTAAAGCTGTTTGGCAAGGGTGGCAAGGTTTTTCTTAAAAAAGGTTTAGAGGAAGAAGCCATAGAGCAAACAGGAGACAGCATGCAGGCGATTCGAAGTCTCCTAAAGGAGTATAGAGCACCAAAACTTGAGAAGCTTCCATCGTTTTCCGGAGGGCTTGTGGGGTACTTTGGCTATGAAATGATAGGAAGAATGGAACCTAAATTACACCTTAGAGAGAGTGATTTTGAGGAGTTTTCCTTACAGCTTTATCTAGAGGTTATAGCATTTGATCATGTTAAACAAAAGATGTATCTGATTGATCATTATCCAACCAAGGAAGGAAGAAAAGGGTATGATGAGGCAGTTCTTCGTATCGAAGCCCTTGAAACCTTGTTAGTTGAAACGATACCGCCGGCCTTTCAGTTTAAGGAGGAAGCGCCTGTTTTTAAGAGTAATATAACGAAGAAAGAGTACCTTGCTATCATAGAGAAAACAAAGCACTACATTAGGGAAGGTGATATCTTTCAAGGAGTTATCTCAAGAAGGCTGGAGGCCACTTATAAGAATAGCCTAATGAATGCATATCGAGTATTAAGAACGGCGAATCCTTCTCCATATATGTACTTTATTCACTCTGGTGATATTGAAATTGCTGGTTCATCGCCAGAAACCTTGGTAAAAGTCATCGATAGAGAAGTAACTATCTTCCCAATTGCAGGGACTAGGCCCAGGGGGAGCACGGGTGAAGAAGACGAAAAATTGGAAAAAGAACTACTTGAAGATGAAAAAGAACTCGCGGAGCACAATATGTTAGTTGATTTGGCTAGAAATGATGTGGGAAGAGTGGCAGCTTATCAATCGGTTGTAGTTGAAGAATATCTAAAGGTGCATCGATACTCTAAGGTTATGCACATTACTTCAAAGGTTAGTGGAAAGTTAAGAGAAGATAAGGATGGCTGTGATGCACTAATTGCATCCTTTCCAGCTGGAACTTTGACTGGAGCACCAAAGATACGTGCTTGTGAAATCATAGAAGAGTTAGAAGAAAGTCCTAGAGGAATCTATGGAGGTGCCATAGGGTATTTTGACCTTTCTGGGAATCTGGATTTTTGTATTGCAATACGAACAGCGGTTAAGAAGAAAGATAGCGTATATGTTCAGGTTGGAGCTGGCATTGTGGCGGATAGTAATAGTGAACTTGAGTATGAAGAAACAAATCATAAGGCAGCGGCAGTTGTTGATGCATTACTTAGAGCAGGGGAGGTAGATAGGGTATGA